The Oncorhynchus mykiss isolate Arlee chromosome 14, USDA_OmykA_1.1, whole genome shotgun sequence genome segment CTACTTAAACTTGCTTTATGATAAACATTATGCTTTTATTACACCTTCTGCAGTGAGCTATACAATGCCTGTTTACTTGCCTGTCTATATTATACCAATGAAAATGTATAAATTCATAATGTTTAGCTATTATAGAAAATATTGAGGCCCTTCGTATAGTAAATGTCTATAACAATTAAATTGACTTGGTACTGACTTCACTGAAAAAAATATAGTCGAAGAAACTCCTTGCCAAACTTCCCCTCTTTTATTTTGGGTTGAGATTATTTTCAACTCAACATCACTCGTAACAATCTCAACCTATATCTCAATAAACGCGATAAGCCCATAGGTAATTAACTGATATAGTTACACATGATGCCCATGATTTAGTAAAGAAACCGATGGGGCCACCTACTGGCCAAGCTGAGAACATCCTACATGAGATGACTGAATCTTCTGTAAAGATGTGCAGTGGTATATACTATTGGTAATTATATTGTATATGGTTGGTTTATACAACGTTATATATCCTAACAAcagagtacagtcgtggccaaaagttttgagaatgacacaaatattaatttccaaagtttgctgcctcagtgtctttagatatttttgtcagatgttactatggaatactgaagtataattacaagcgtttcataagtgtcaaaggcttttgttGACAATTACCTGAAGTTGAtgtaaagagtcaatatttgcagtgttgacccttctttttcaagacctctgcaatccgccctggcatgctgtgaattaacttctgggccacatcctgactgatggcagcccattcttgcacaaTCAATGCACGGAGTTTgacagaatttgtggggttttgtttgtccacccgcctcttgaggattgaccacaagttctcaatgggattaaggtctggggagtttcctgaccatggaccaaaaatatcgatgttttgttacCCGAGCCACTTAgatatcacttttgccttatggaaaggtgctccatcatgctggaaaaggcattgttcatcaccaaactgttcctggatggttgggagaagttgctctcagagaatgtgttggtaccattgtttattcatggctgtgttcttgggcaaaattgtgagtgagcccactcccatggctgagaagcaaccccacacatgaatagtctcaggatgctttactgttggcatgacacagaactgatggtagcgctcaccttgtctactctggacaagcttttttccgcatgccccaaacaatcggaaaggggattcatcagagaaaatgactttaccccagtcctcagcagtccattccctgtaccttttgcagaatatcagtctgtccctgatgtttttcctggagagaagtggtgtctttgctgcccttcttgacaccaggccatcttccaaaagtctttgcctcactgtgcgtgcagatacactcacacctgcctgctgccattcctgaacaagctctgtactggtggtgccccgatcccgcagctgaatcaactttaggagacggtcctggcgcttgctggactttcttgggtgccctgaagcctcttcacaacaattgaaccactctccttgaagttcttgatgatctgataaatggttgatttaggtgcaatctgcctggcagcaatatccttgcctgtgaagccctttttgtgcacagcaatgatgatggcacgtgtttccttgcaagtaaccatggttgacagaggaacaacaatgattccaagcaccaccctccttttgaagcttccagtctgttattcgaactcaatcagcataaaAGAGTGATCtgcagccttgtcctcatcaacactcacacctgtgttaacaatagaatcactgacatgatgtcagctggtccttttgtgacagggctgaaatgcagtggaaatgtttttttggggggattcagttaatttgcatggcaaagagggactttgcaattaattgcaattcatctgatgaCTCTTCATaatattctggagtatatgcaaattgccatcatacaaactgaggcagcagactttgtgaaaattaatttttgtgtcattctcaaaacctttggccatgactgtacatttTTCTGTTGGGCCTAAGACTTATGTGACAAATTATTTTGTATATGAAAAGTCGAATGACTTTgaaatgaaatgttttttttttatggataGGTACATCAGTACTAAACATCTACATTTAAGCCTAGATATAATTTGTATTCCATTTTAGATACTTAGAGGCACCAATGCACACCACTAATCGGCTTTGTCACAGTCAGCCCACAGAGTGGCGCTAGTGCTCATGGGATTCCAAATCTGACCAGACTACAAATCTTCAGATACATATCCATGGGaatcatattcttcctggggctTGCTATTACATCAGTGTACGGCTTTAGCAGCTAGCTGGTCTTGAGCATAACATCTGTATTTAAATATGCCCTTTAATGCACCCTTGTTTGAAAGGAGAGCAGAGGTATGAAGGGAGCGGGGAATGCAAGACAACTAAATCATTGCAAAACACTGAATTGCAGACAATTAGTTGAACATTAGTTTGACTAGTTTATGACAATGGACAACCAATAACTGAAGGCGTACAACAAACAATGcataagtaaatgtaattgctaaaatatacataagtatcaaaactaaAAGTGGAAATGATTTCTAGTTCCTTATATTAAGCTAACCAGACGGCACCTTTTTCTTGCTTTTTTTCATTATatactgatagccaggggcacactccaacagtcagacatcatttacaaacgaagcatgcgTTTTTAgtaagtctgccagatcagaggcaatatggattaccaggaatgttctcttgataagtgtgtgaatttgaccattttcctgtcctgctaagcattcaaaatataacaagtacttttgggtgtcagggaaaatgtatggagtaaaaagtacattatttacttTAGGAATGTAATGATGTAAAAGTTGTCATTGACAACAACTAACAATGCTCTACAGAAATATGGAGAATAcacctgctgtgtactgtgactatTTTAACACCATCTCTTGCTTTATGGAGAGTTGGTCTTCCCCTATTTCAGATGTCAATATCAGTTTGTTTATGGATGATTACGATGGATAATCAATATGGAGCCTTGGCTGGAAAGTGGAAACACAATATCTTTTCCATGGGGTGTTGGTGGGGCCAGCTTGGTTTTCTTGGCACGGACCAGGGAAGGAAAAACCCAAACAGTCCAGTACCGTGACCAGCTCACTTCCTGCTCTTGTTTCTCCATCCGTCCTGTCCTCCCACTTCCTCAGGTCTCCTCACTTTCACCCATGTCTGATTCATGGAGGACCTACATCCGATAACGCCTCGTGTTTGGATGAGACACGCAACCAACCATTACTTTCCCACACTCTCCCTCTATCATAACCCCATTCAAGTCTGCAAGACACTGCAGCATGAAGGAGTTCAATTCGATATACGCACACAACTTAGATTTTGATTAATCAACCAATGTCACGGATAAATAAAATTATAACCAAATGACAGTAAGCAAATGTGGATTTATAAAAATAGATTTAATGGCATTATATTGTTATAAACCTATTGAACCATGTGCCTTCCTATCATACCTTGAACCTGAGTTATAATGCCTTTTATAAACACGACCAGTAGCTTTAATATGAAGTACAGCAGTATAGTACTTCAAATACCCTTAGGAATGAACCTCTGACCTGCAATCTGCTTTACAGAGACATGTGCTTTCACATGGAAAGTAAGGCAGTCTTTCTGAgagcaacaacaaccaaaactAATGCGGAAAAAGACCATGTTGGGTCAAGTAATGAATCCAAATTGGGTAATGCAGGAAAATCTCCTCTTTATCCAAAGTGTGGATTGTTGGATGGAGTTGATACTCCAGCCTACACACCCATTCAGTCCCTCCCCTGGTTTCCTcacagcagagacagacagagagacagctgtggGGACTGTGCTGAAGGACACAAACAGCTGGGAGAGGACTAGTGCTTTAGCTACCACACATTTTTTGGATAACACACACTGTTTCTGTTGAACTGTTTCAGCTTGCATCAACCTTTGAGTTTTTTTGATTATTGTAACGTCACCTCCACTCTGACTGGaagtgtcacgttcgtcgtaaggatcggaccaaggcgcagcgtgagtagagttccacataattttaataCATCGAAACTCACtgaacctacctacctacctacctacctacctacctacctacctacctacctacctacctacctacctacctacctacctacctacctacctacctacctacctacctacctacctacctacctacctacctacctacctacctacctacctacctaaatGTGCAGCTACTGATGTGCACTAAGGCAACcaaacatagacaagatcccacaacacaaatgaggaaaatggctacctaaatatgatcctcaatcagagacaacgataaacagctgtctctgattgggaaccatatcaggccaacatagacatacaaaaaaccctagacatacaaaaaccctagacatactcaactagagtacccaccctagtcacaccctgacctaaccaaaatatatagaaaaacagagataactaaggtcagggcgtgacaggaagACATTTTTACCAGCCAAACTCCTTGGatcatatttaaaaaatgttatagGAAGAGATGCTTTTGATGATCACAGTAACTCACCGATAATCCATAATAATCCAATCTGTTATACCCATCCACAGAGCCTCTCTCTGAGTATGTGCTACCATAATAACACAAATCTGAACAAACAGATTACAGATTACATACATTTCCTCCTGCTCTTCAGAGTCCTGTAGCCACTGTGCATAACAGGCTTTGCATAACAGTCTGTGgtaatatttttatttgatttatttatttaacctttaattaactaggcaagccagttaagattTTATTCTGTGAGACTACAGTCTGGCTCAGACAGAGGCACATAAACTGTTTTGTTCCCCTGGTTGAAAGGATTTGAACTCTTGTCTTACAAGCACAGCAACCGGCAGAATTAAATGAATAGACAAGTATTCAGAGTAGGAAGagactgtacagtacatgtataaAACAGACTTGGCTTTTACATTTTTGCAgaaactcttatccagagcaacttatcgtagcaattagggttaagtgccttgctcaacagatttttcacctagtcggctctgggatttgaaccagcaacctttcagttactcttatccactaggctacctgccatagcTTCTTACTAACAAGGGGGAATGTAGATGTCTCACGGTACTACATACTTCCAACACTGTTTTAAAGTGTTAGTGGTGATAAGGAGACTGCGGTGTAAAtaactttaaagtactacttaagttgttttttgggggtatctgtactttactatttatatttttgacaacttttacttcctaaagaaaataatgtactttttactctatacattttccctgacacccaaaagtactcattacattttgaatgcttagcaggacagggaaatggtccaattcacgcacttatcaagagaacatccctggtcatccctactgcctctgatctgacggactcactaaacacacataaATAAAAAAGCAAGAAAAAGatgtcgtctggtttgcttaatatgaggAATTGGAAATAATGTAtagttttacttttacttttgatacttaagtatttttaaaaccaaatgcttttagacttttactcaagtagtattttactgggtgactttcattttTACTTCACTCAAGTATggtaattgggtactttttcaccACTGTTTTCTGAACTCAACCGTACTCCCACTTCTTCATTCTCTTTAACATGACATTGACCGAACAGCCTTATAGGAACTGAATTTCTCACTCAGGTCTGAGCTCTGGCAAGAGGCCCCTTCGTTCACCCTGGACAGTAGTCATCCTGTGTCTGAAATGACAGAACAGCATCCAAAGAAAGTGCAGCTGTGTAGTGGTCAGCCTAGGACTATTAACTGTTTCCTTCCTGTTTATATTATGGAGGTTAGGCATATCTATATGATGCTCCATAGTTTTCCATATGTATAACCCACTATCTCATAGGTTCAACGCTGGCTTTAGGCTCTGGGTTCTTATAGACCAGCGCAATCTCATGGTTCTTTTTGGGGCGCTTTTtcaggcaggcagcagagaggctGGTGGTTGTCGGTCTATTTCCAGTGAGAGCTTTGACCAGCTTAGAGCGGTAGTGATCCCCAGCCAGGAAATACAGGAGGGGATCAATACAACTGTTCACACTGGCCAGAGGCCTGGTGATCTTATAGGCAAAGTTGACGATGTTCAGGAATTCACATTTGGCATTCAGTACACGGTAGGTATAGTAGAGGGTGCGTGTGATATGGAAGGGTACAAAACACACGGCGaacaccaccagcaccaccacaaTTAGCTTGATGGACTTGGTGCGGGAGGGTGAGTTCTGCTGGCTGGACGAGAGCCCCCGTCTGGGCCGACACAGAGCCAGTGCCATCAGACAGTAGCAGACCATGATAACCATGAAGGGGACGCCGAACAGCAGGACCATGACCACAGAGCTGTAGTCCACATACTCCTCAAACTGCTCGGGATTGGTCGTATCGTGACACATCGTGTCGTTGTCCCTCTGGCTGGTGGTGACAAAGATGAGGTTGGGCACCAGACACGCCGTGACAGCAgcccacaccataccacacacggTGTGGGCATGGCGTGGCTTCACCATGGTCAGGGCCTTGATGGGGTGGCAGATGCCCAGGTAGCGGTGGACGCTGATGCAGGTGAGGAAGAGGATGCTGCTGTAGAGGTTGGCATAAAACAAGAAGCGGACGATCTTGCAGGCGGCCACGCCGAAGGGCCAGTGGCTGCGGTTAGCGTAGTAGTAGATGAGGGTGGGCAGGGAGAGAACGTACAGGAAGTCTGAGAGGGCCAGGTGGAACATGTAGACAGTGCTGGTGTTCCACGGGCGCATCTTGGTCAGGAACATCCACAGAGCCACAGAGTTCAGCACCAGACCCAGAACACACACCAGGCTATAGGAAACAGGCAGTAGGATGTACTTAAACTCCTCATCAAAGCGACAGGTCTCGTTGAAATAACCAGCACTCAGAAGAATGGACAGGTTCTGCACAAGGTGGCTGTTAATGGCTGAGTCCATCTTCTGTCTCTTCAGCAGAGAGCTAATCCTTGGATTGTAATATCTGTGGAGACATTGGATACATTTGGAATCGACATGGCATCACTCTGAAAATGACAGTTTCACcaataatatatatttatctatataGTATGAATTCTAATTTTGAAGCAGTCCCTGATTCAATTTTTTCCGGAAAGAAAAATATTAACAGCATGTTGTGTTAGAAATACAAATGTCTTGTTGACATATTTGAAGAATGAACTGAAGTTCAACATGCTCATAAAAGTTTACTGCACTGCATATAGccagggccggctccaggcataagcaaTATAAGCAATAGCCTTATTTTCGCAActtgttgagagttagaataatagaatagaCCAGGTGCAAGTTCGAATTTTGGTTGTGCAttagcagtttttctcttgttttgtcagtcactgactgtcactcaattagccatgtcagctaagaATTTGGTATGTTAGTATGTTAGTCTGCCAGTTATCTAAACGTGTTGTAATCATGGCTGAATACTAACCGGGCACGCAGGGCACATTGACTTTGTTAGTCACTCTCGCTCAGATCTTTAAATTCGTTTTAAACGGCAAAAACACTTCACCCCACCTCATGGCAAGATGGGTCATTTGATAATTTTATGTGTAGAACTGcatgaaatacattttcaaatgtaCATTTTTCTCTCAGCTGTCAAAAGGGTTCCACTAAAAGATTAGGCCCGTTTGGTGTGCCACCCCAACCGAAAAGGCTAGAGCCTGTTCTGCTCTGCCTAACCtaaaaaaactagttttaatttcCTACAAAGCCTATCCTGAAATTAACCCCAAATATCGATCTATAACCATAAACTGAGAACATTGGTATTGTATCTAAATCTGTAATCCAAATGGTTCGGCGGAAGATTACAGAGAAATGCGcgcatgatttaaaaaaatatattttaaaaactgacGAGGATGCGCACTTCTAGACCTGGCAAAGCAATGTGACTCGTCGTAATAATTGTAATATAGCTAATAACCCGGACATAAGGGTTAACTTCAACGTTGAACTGAGATGTACAACTTACCCACCGTAGATACAAAATTGACTTGCCGAGACGGACTTGATTTGTGACCGCTGCTCTCAGCGCAGTGAGTGCACTATCTCTGCAAACGGCTTGGATAGAAATGGGATATGCATGCGTCTGACTGATTGTCTGGTCTAAAGGAAATATGCCAGGTTCTTGTCATCCTTCCCCCTGAAATACAACTCCGATATTACTGAGGCAAGTTATTCGTTTTAAACCTGATATTCAATCAATATTTTAGCATGATAATAACACTGATTTCAAATAGTGCTCAATATGAACTTTTTGATTACTTCTAGTTTGTGCCTTTTGAAGTGATGTATCATAATTCTCACAATATTGCTTCAtgtacacagagtgtacaaaacattaagaacacctgctctttccattaaatagactgaccaggtgaatccaggtgaaatctgtcatcccgtattgatgtcacttgttaaatccacttcaatcagtgcagatgaaggggagaagacagattGAAAAAAAATTGTTTCAACCCTTacgacaattgagacatggattgtgcgtgtgtgacattcagagggtgaatgggaaagacaaaatatttaagtgcctttgaacggggtatggaagtaggtgccaggagcaccggtttgtgtcaagaactgcaacactgctgggtttttcacgctcaacagtttctcgtgtgtatcaagaatgatccaccacccaagggacatccagacaacttgacacaactgtgggaagcattggagtcaacatgggccaacattcCTGTAGAACTCTTTCgacgccttgtagagtccatgccctgacgaattgaggctgtt includes the following:
- the LOC110488762 gene encoding P2Y purinoceptor 4 encodes the protein MDSAINSHLVQNLSILLSAGYFNETCRFDEEFKYILLPVSYSLVCVLGLVLNSVALWMFLTKMRPWNTSTVYMFHLALSDFLYVLSLPTLIYYYANRSHWPFGVAACKIVRFLFYANLYSSILFLTCISVHRYLGICHPIKALTMVKPRHAHTVCGMVWAAVTACLVPNLIFVTTSQRDNDTMCHDTTNPEQFEEYVDYSSVVMVLLFGVPFMVIMVCYCLMALALCRPRRGLSSSQQNSPSRTKSIKLIVVVLVVFAVCFVPFHITRTLYYTYRVLNAKCEFLNIVNFAYKITRPLASVNSCIDPLLYFLAGDHYRSKLVKALTGNRPTTTSLSAACLKKRPKKNHEIALVYKNPEPKASVEPMR